GCGACGACGCCGACCGCGCGGGCGATCGACTCCGAATCCCAGGCCTTGGCCTTCGCCTGGACGGCCTTGACCCGGTTGGGCGGCATGCCGAGTTCGGAGGCGGCGGCGAAGTGGTCGATCGAACCCATCGGGCGGATGCGGGCGATGGCGTGAACGGCCTCGGCGAGGGCGTCGGCCAGGAGGACGCGCGGCACGCCGTGGTGCATCGCCCAGGCCAGCGACTCGAGCGCACCCGCGCGATCGCCCAGGACCGCCTTGTCGGCGACCTCGAAGCCGGTCACCTCGGACCGGCCCTGGTAGTACAGCTGCACGCTCTCGCGGTTCACCTTGCCGCCGGTGTCGGCGACAAGCTGGGCGCATGCGGCAGCCAGTTCACGCAGTTCCGAACCCACACTCTCGACGACCTGCTCGACGACGTCGGCGCTGACCTTCACGCCCAGCGAGCGGAACTCATTGCGGACGAAGGTCATTCGGTCCGATGCCCACTTCGGTGCGGTGGTCGCGTGCTCGACGGCACCGGACTTCTTCAACGCCGGAACCATCGACTTTGCGCGACCGCCACCAGAGTGGATCACCATCAGCGTGATGCCGTCGGGCAGGGATGTGGCCGTCGCCGCGATGAGCGCAGCCGGCTCCTTGCCTGCCTCTGCCGCCGCTTCGATGACGACGACGCGTTCCTCGGCGAACAGCGACGGGCTGAGCAGCTCGGCGAGCTCGTGCTCGCTGACGTCACCGGCACGCACCCGGGTCACCGGGACCTGGGTGCCCGCTTCCTTCGACGTCGCCTCGGCGACCGCGGAGATCACCCGGCCGGTCAGGAAGTCGTCGTCTCCGAGGAGCAGGTGCAGGCGATCGGTCACCCGCTCATCGTGCCAGATCGGGCGGACATATCTGCGGGGGCTACCGCGACGCGCACTCGGCTCGACCCTGCACTGAAAAGCGCCCCTCGGATCGGCCCTGTGCGACGGTGCCGACGACATATCGTCAGCCATTGTCCTCTGGAGGGTGCATCCCAGGGGCGCTTTCCGGGGGCTTTTCGCGGAGCTCGGACCGGCCCCTCACCCCGACCCCGCGAGCCCGTTCTCCAGCGCGTACAGGCTGGCACCCACCCGGTTCGACGCCCCGATCTTCGTGTACGTCCGCTCGACGTGGTTGCGGACCGTCTTCTCGCTCAGGACGAGCTTCGACGCGATGTCCCGGTTGGACAACCCGCGCGCGACGAGTCCGAGGATCTCCCGCTCCCGGGGCGTGAGCGCGTCGGTGCGTCGTGTGCGTGTCCGTGCGTGACCCGCAGCGACGAGGACGGCCGCTACGCAGTCGGCGTCGAGTTCTCCGCGATGGGCGCGGCGCTTCAACCGCGCGGCCGCCTCCTCCGCTGACATCGCCTCCCGATATGGCCGCGGCTCGACCGCCGACCGATAGGCGACGGCGGCACCGAGAATGCGCTCCGGTTGCCCGAGCGCCGACCCGCTGAGCCCCAGCGGGTAGCCGGTGCCGTCGAGGTGCTCGTGGTGGGTCCGGCCGATGCGCGCCACGTCCCGGAGCCCCGGGATGCGCGTGAGGACGCGGTCGGTGAGATACGGGTGCATCCGAACGCGCTCCCACTCCGCCGCGGTGAGGTCGCCGGCCTTCGACCAGATCTGGTTC
The sequence above is drawn from the Gordonia rubripertincta genome and encodes:
- the holA gene encoding DNA polymerase III subunit delta; this translates as MTDRLHLLLGDDDFLTGRVISAVAEATSKEAGTQVPVTRVRAGDVSEHELAELLSPSLFAEERVVVIEAAAEAGKEPAALIAATATSLPDGITLMVIHSGGGRAKSMVPALKKSGAVEHATTAPKWASDRMTFVRNEFRSLGVKVSADVVEQVVESVGSELRELAAACAQLVADTGGKVNRESVQLYYQGRSEVTGFEVADKAVLGDRAGALESLAWAMHHGVPRVLLADALAEAVHAIARIRPMGSIDHFAAASELGMPPNRVKAVQAKAKAWDSESIARAVGVVAKLNGDVKGQAADADYALTHAVAAVADLRPDGRRRS